One region of Sulfurisphaera ohwakuensis genomic DNA includes:
- a CDS encoding long-chain fatty acid--CoA ligase — MSEYYEYELTIDKILDTGVKSFPDREIVYRDVRRYTFSSFTDSVRRLMSGLRRLGVKEGETVGVIDWDTDVYLHSYYAIPMLGSVLHTVNIRYPPEIILKTILQAEDKYLIVRDEFLPLLEKARNLLPVGMKIITYSDSKEKVRSKISDADFWELIDSSEPSEIPQVSENSRATIFFTSGTTGDPKGVWFTHRKLVLHALSVSLVGARPPLNVTTSDVYLILVPMFHVHSWGYPYVFMLSGIKYVLPGKYDYGLILKLMDKEKVTFSAMVPTILYFIITHPEAQNYLHVFKRWKVIIGGSALPEGLARKAKELGITVICGYGLSETCPVLTVGYYNSLVENLDENKKFLEQITAGTPIPLVQLRIVDPVSSEEKKVNEIGEIVVRSPWLTKEYYKDPEKTKALWRGGWLHTGDLGYIDEYGYVHIVDREKDAIKSGGEFIPSLLLENVISLHPKVSQVAVVGRKDEKWGERPIAFIVPKEPITEEELRNFLLEMSNQGKIQKWWIPDKFIFIQSMPLTSTNKIDKKILRDLANKSM; from the coding sequence ATGAGTGAATATTACGAATATGAATTGACAATAGATAAGATTCTAGACACTGGAGTGAAAAGCTTCCCAGATAGAGAAATAGTGTATAGGGATGTTAGAAGGTATACTTTTTCATCTTTTACAGATTCTGTAAGAAGATTAATGAGCGGATTGAGAAGATTAGGTGTTAAAGAGGGCGAGACTGTAGGTGTTATAGATTGGGATACAGACGTTTATCTTCATTCTTACTATGCTATTCCTATGCTAGGTTCTGTTTTGCATACAGTTAATATAAGATACCCGCCAGAAATAATATTGAAGACTATATTACAAGCTGAAGATAAATATTTAATTGTTAGGGATGAGTTTTTACCCTTATTAGAGAAAGCTAGGAATCTTCTTCCAGTGGGAATGAAAATTATAACATATAGTGATAGTAAAGAGAAAGTTAGGTCTAAGATTTCTGATGCAGATTTTTGGGAATTGATTGATAGTAGTGAGCCTTCAGAAATACCACAAGTTAGTGAAAATAGTAGAGCTACTATATTCTTTACTTCCGGTACTACTGGTGACCCTAAAGGTGTTTGGTTTACGCATAGAAAACTTGTTCTTCATGCGTTAAGTGTAAGCTTAGTAGGTGCGAGACCACCTTTAAACGTAACAACCAGTGATGTTTACTTAATATTAGTGCCTATGTTTCATGTACATTCTTGGGGATATCCCTACGTGTTTATGTTGTCTGGGATTAAATACGTTTTACCGGGGAAATATGATTATGGTCTTATACTAAAACTAATGGATAAGGAAAAAGTTACTTTCTCAGCTATGGTGCCTACCATATTATATTTCATAATTACTCATCCAGAGGCACAAAACTATTTACATGTATTTAAGAGATGGAAAGTCATTATAGGTGGATCGGCTCTACCAGAAGGGTTAGCAAGGAAGGCTAAAGAACTGGGTATTACAGTAATTTGCGGTTATGGATTATCAGAGACTTGCCCAGTGCTTACAGTTGGCTATTACAATTCATTAGTAGAAAACTTAGATGAAAATAAAAAATTCCTAGAACAAATAACTGCTGGAACTCCTATACCCTTAGTCCAGTTAAGGATAGTTGACCCAGTATCTAGTGAGGAGAAGAAGGTAAATGAAATAGGTGAGATAGTTGTAAGAAGTCCTTGGCTTACAAAAGAGTACTATAAAGACCCAGAGAAGACTAAAGCTTTATGGAGAGGTGGATGGCTTCACACAGGAGATTTAGGTTATATTGATGAGTATGGCTACGTACATATTGTAGATAGGGAGAAAGATGCAATAAAAAGTGGTGGTGAATTTATTCCGTCATTACTTTTAGAAAATGTAATATCATTACATCCTAAGGTCTCACAAGTAGCAGTTGTAGGTAGAAAGGACGAAAAATGGGGTGAAAGACCTATAGCATTTATCGTTCCTAAAGAGCCAATTACTGAAGAAGAATTAAGGAACTTCTTACTCGAAATGAGTAACCAAGGGAAGATCCAAAAGTGGTGGATTCCAGATAAGTTCATCTTCATACAATCAATGCCTCTTACCTCAACAAATAAGATAGACAAAAAAATATTAAGAGATTTGGCTAATAAGAGTATGTAG
- a CDS encoding thiolase domain-containing protein, producing the protein MRNVAIIGTGHTKFGVRTDVNLQELAWEAIKQALEEANLDQKDIQYFVVGNVGSWSAEELPAVVVGEYSDLTPKGTMRVEAACATGSAALRDAYLAIKSGEADIALAVGVEQMHQSPNPQVVELIGRAGDYFWEFENFGLTFPGYYALHASAYMAKYGAKEEDLGKIAIKSHHYGARNPYAQFQKEITMDEYLKSKPVAYPLKLLDSSPITDGAAAVVLASEEVAKKITDSPVWIVSQGVASGTANLSKRTDFTHIEAAYLAAQQAYSRAGINFDEAWRFFDVAEVHDCFTIAEIMAYEDLGFAKRGEGYLLAREEQTYIGGKIPVNVDGGLKAKGHPIGATGISMAVAITRQLLYRAPKGTQVNVKHGMGISHNVGGTGHYAYVTIFSTRRPSS; encoded by the coding sequence ATGAGAAATGTAGCAATCATAGGTACTGGGCATACTAAGTTTGGCGTTAGGACTGACGTAAACCTTCAAGAATTAGCATGGGAGGCTATAAAACAAGCGTTAGAAGAAGCTAATTTAGATCAAAAGGATATTCAGTATTTTGTTGTAGGAAATGTTGGAAGTTGGAGTGCTGAAGAATTACCAGCAGTTGTTGTTGGAGAATATTCAGATTTGACTCCTAAAGGGACTATGAGAGTTGAAGCCGCATGCGCTACGGGTAGTGCAGCACTAAGAGATGCTTATTTAGCAATTAAATCTGGTGAAGCTGATATAGCTTTAGCTGTTGGCGTTGAGCAAATGCATCAGTCTCCTAATCCCCAAGTTGTTGAATTAATAGGAAGAGCTGGTGATTATTTCTGGGAATTTGAGAATTTCGGATTAACATTTCCGGGCTATTATGCTCTCCATGCTTCAGCTTATATGGCTAAATATGGAGCAAAAGAAGAAGACTTAGGTAAAATTGCTATAAAAAGTCACCATTACGGGGCAAGAAATCCATATGCACAATTCCAAAAAGAAATTACAATGGATGAATATCTTAAATCTAAACCAGTAGCATATCCGTTGAAATTATTAGACTCTTCCCCAATCACTGATGGTGCTGCCGCTGTAGTTTTAGCATCTGAAGAAGTTGCCAAGAAAATTACTGATTCCCCAGTTTGGATTGTGTCACAAGGTGTTGCTAGTGGTACAGCAAACTTAAGTAAGAGAACAGATTTTACACATATAGAAGCTGCTTATTTAGCAGCTCAACAAGCATATTCTAGGGCTGGTATTAATTTTGATGAGGCTTGGAGGTTTTTTGATGTCGCTGAAGTTCATGATTGTTTCACTATTGCTGAAATAATGGCTTATGAAGATTTGGGTTTTGCTAAGAGAGGTGAGGGATATCTATTAGCTAGAGAAGAACAGACGTATATCGGTGGGAAGATACCAGTAAATGTTGATGGTGGGTTAAAAGCTAAAGGACACCCTATTGGCGCTACCGGTATTAGTATGGCTGTAGCTATAACAAGACAGTTGCTTTATAGAGCTCCTAAGGGTACACAGGTTAATGTAAAGCATGGTATGGGTATTTCACACAATGTGGGAGGAACAGGACACTACGCATACGTGACAATATTCTCGACAAGGAGGCCATCCTCATGA
- a CDS encoding acyl-CoA dehydrogenase family protein produces the protein MVLPFKSAEVFSVEVSEKHELFRKAVREFMERDVAPYVEKGEAQREVPREILEKAKELGLYGITVPEEYGGQGGDTLMSAIAQEEISRIWASFATRVAAGALFTTPILLFGSEELKKKYVPPVARGDKVAALANTEPSAGSDVAGMQSTAKKINGKYILNGRKIFITNGGIADYYVVTARTSPPDPKARWKGISMFVVEREWKGVKVVSRIDTLGLKASNTAELIFEDVEIPEENIVGEEGNGFKYAMATFDRTRVGVAAQALGVAQAALEKMVSYASQRIAFGEPIVMFELVQEKIAESLTEVNTARLLTYWAATLFDKGLENEAIVAASMAKYYSTEIAEKVAIRAITVHGGYGVATSTGVERLLRDVEVMKIYEGTNDIQKLTIVKETARRLLGIKL, from the coding sequence ATGGTCTTGCCATTTAAGTCAGCGGAAGTCTTCTCTGTAGAGGTTTCAGAAAAACATGAATTATTCAGAAAAGCTGTAAGGGAGTTTATGGAGAGAGATGTAGCCCCTTATGTGGAAAAAGGAGAAGCACAGAGAGAAGTACCTAGAGAAATATTAGAAAAAGCTAAAGAATTAGGTCTTTATGGTATAACTGTACCAGAAGAATATGGAGGCCAAGGTGGAGATACTTTAATGTCTGCCATAGCACAAGAAGAAATATCTAGAATATGGGCTTCTTTTGCCACTAGAGTTGCAGCTGGTGCTTTATTTACAACTCCAATATTGCTTTTTGGGTCAGAGGAGTTAAAGAAGAAATATGTTCCTCCCGTTGCTAGAGGAGATAAAGTTGCTGCATTAGCTAATACCGAGCCTAGTGCTGGATCTGATGTTGCTGGGATGCAAAGTACAGCAAAGAAAATTAATGGAAAATACATACTTAATGGGAGAAAGATCTTCATAACTAATGGCGGTATAGCAGATTATTACGTTGTTACCGCAAGAACTTCTCCACCCGATCCTAAAGCTAGATGGAAAGGAATTTCAATGTTCGTAGTGGAGAGGGAGTGGAAAGGGGTTAAAGTTGTTAGCAGAATTGATACCTTAGGATTAAAGGCTTCAAATACTGCAGAATTAATATTCGAAGATGTAGAAATACCAGAGGAGAATATTGTAGGTGAAGAGGGAAATGGTTTTAAATATGCAATGGCAACTTTCGATAGAACTAGAGTTGGTGTTGCTGCACAAGCATTAGGTGTTGCTCAGGCTGCTTTAGAGAAAATGGTAAGTTATGCTAGCCAACGTATAGCATTTGGAGAACCTATAGTAATGTTTGAGTTGGTCCAAGAAAAGATTGCTGAGTCATTAACAGAAGTGAATACTGCGCGACTTTTAACTTATTGGGCAGCTACACTTTTTGATAAGGGATTAGAGAACGAGGCTATAGTAGCTGCTTCAATGGCAAAATATTATTCGACTGAGATAGCTGAGAAAGTGGCAATTAGAGCCATTACTGTGCACGGAGGTTATGGTGTTGCTACTTCTACTGGAGTTGAAAGACTGTTAAGAGATGTAGAGGTTATGAAAATTTACGAAGGGACAAATGATATACAGAAACTTACTATAGTTAAGGAGACAGCAAGAAGGCTATTGGGTATTAAATTATAA
- a CDS encoding alcohol dehydrogenase catalytic domain-containing protein, protein MKAAVLYNFNESFKIEDSQPRGVGVKVNVVATGICGRDIVIWKGGFRNLKTPIILGHEIVGYYNGKPVAVYPNIYCGKCEYCRNGKENLCDNAIIIGENQNYSGGYAEEVIVPESNLIPLPDEKFEKYAAALDPVATAIHATKLVELNDQSKVLVTGAGGGVGIHLIQYLKYLGVREVYALTSKIDKVKEFTEYAISDVKGYKFDVVFELVGAKTINDSLRALNKEGTLVLIGNVEGEPITLSRPALSIMRQQKIIGSASYTKKEYEEAAKLIHDNKIVPIYRQYNLNDINQAYMDLVNRKVFGRAVVKIR, encoded by the coding sequence AGAGGTGTGGGTGTTAAAGTAAATGTAGTAGCAACTGGTATATGCGGAAGGGATATTGTTATTTGGAAAGGCGGATTCAGAAACTTAAAAACACCCATAATTTTAGGTCATGAAATTGTCGGTTACTATAACGGTAAACCTGTAGCCGTATATCCTAACATATATTGTGGGAAATGTGAATACTGTAGAAACGGAAAAGAAAATCTCTGTGATAATGCTATAATTATAGGTGAAAACCAGAACTATAGTGGAGGTTATGCAGAAGAAGTTATAGTTCCAGAAAGTAATTTAATACCTTTACCAGATGAGAAGTTTGAAAAATACGCAGCAGCACTAGATCCAGTAGCTACAGCAATTCATGCTACAAAGCTGGTTGAACTAAATGATCAAAGTAAAGTTTTAGTTACTGGTGCGGGTGGAGGAGTAGGGATTCATTTAATTCAATATCTGAAGTATTTAGGAGTAAGGGAGGTATATGCGTTAACATCTAAAATAGATAAAGTCAAGGAATTTACTGAGTATGCAATAAGTGATGTTAAGGGCTATAAATTTGATGTTGTGTTCGAGCTAGTTGGAGCAAAGACGATAAATGATTCTTTAAGAGCTCTCAATAAAGAAGGGACTTTAGTGTTAATAGGGAATGTGGAAGGGGAACCTATAACATTGAGTAGACCGGCATTATCTATTATGAGACAGCAGAAGATTATAGGATCAGCTTCTTATACTAAGAAGGAATACGAAGAAGCAGCTAAGTTAATTCATGATAACAAGATAGTTCCTATATATAGACAATATAACCTAAATGATATTAATCAAGCTTACATGGATTTAGTAAATAGAAAAGTTTTTGGAAGAGCCGTTGTGAAAATTAGATAA
- a CDS encoding Zn-ribbon domain-containing OB-fold protein, translated as MTINDVREKLQQQISQLISSLDQVVQMYGMPIIQDKNGNPLWIDVREMTLRYQIPIKKVQKFFEGLKEGKILATKCNKCGTIYFPPQDDCPKCKISGLEWVEMPDEGELVAYTIINVKPPSFSHYQDYIVGIAKMKNGINVTAWVNSKEVKVGMKVKLRITKREPENYLTYELIPA; from the coding sequence ATGACTATAAATGATGTAAGAGAAAAATTACAACAACAAATTTCTCAATTAATTTCATCTTTAGATCAAGTTGTTCAAATGTACGGAATGCCAATTATTCAAGATAAGAATGGGAACCCATTATGGATAGACGTAAGAGAAATGACATTAAGATATCAGATACCCATAAAGAAGGTTCAAAAATTCTTTGAAGGTCTTAAAGAAGGTAAAATTCTAGCAACAAAATGTAATAAATGTGGCACGATCTATTTCCCGCCACAAGATGATTGCCCTAAATGTAAAATTAGTGGACTCGAATGGGTAGAGATGCCGGATGAAGGAGAATTAGTAGCATATACTATTATAAATGTTAAACCTCCATCTTTCTCACATTATCAAGATTATATTGTTGGTATTGCAAAGATGAAAAATGGTATTAACGTAACTGCATGGGTTAATTCTAAAGAAGTTAAGGTTGGTATGAAAGTTAAACTAAGAATTACTAAAAGAGAACCAGAAAATTACCTTACTTATGAGTTAATTCCAGCATAA